In one Echinicola marina genomic region, the following are encoded:
- a CDS encoding hybrid sensor histidine kinase/response regulator transcription factor, with protein MKRILLSLCMLVGLSVELIGGVKPVFHKLTTQDGLSHSTVYSMVQDHKGYIWIGTREGLNRYNSYDLKTYYSEEKGGKGLSADEVLCVEAVNDERLFIGTSVGLDRYDYNTDRIENIHYGGKPLGYIKYLFESSDGLLYVCSTDGLFLVNQKNEVSKLRQEVILAIAEYKKDVFWLMTVEGVYLVNKQGETIKEYSDFRPNRLTRNNFYSMYKDSEGTMWLGAREGVFRYSPKRDTFQKISTSAAGQDISLVRAISEDDQNRLWLGTENGLYIYDKKQGDFEHYSQSFDQSPYALSDQSVYCIYKSRESIMWMGTYFGGVNFVKLNDTGFVKLNADGGKFALGGKAVSQIMEDQKGNLWIGSEDVGVTVWDSKREKFSYLKHEKNNASISGNNVHSIVEDDAGDIWMGTFLEGINRYDPSSGSFKVYKHKPRQPGSISHNNVFSLMKDSKGKIWAGTWGGVNIYDKESDSFHLFKPHQIGHKFIYDMIEDDQGIFWICTRNHGIYRYDSNWDSLTWFNKDLPNNHGLTANKVISAFQDSKERIWFGTLNGGLLRWDDAAQKFITYTKDDGLPNNNVYGILEDRSGALWMSTNKGLTVLRPETGEFVTYDKSKGLQDAQFNFKSSYQDKEGRMYFGTVNGLYHFHPDSIRAVNIPPSVHFTDMKLFNKPLQVGGSEGILEAQIDETENLELNYSQNVITFDFVATNYFSPGKNAYSYYLEGFEKTWNKPAEKNSATYTNLSPGDYVFHVKAANPNGIWSQERAIQLNVKPPFWWTNWAKLCYLFMVILVVYAYKIYINRRSKERMVYQLEKVEKDKMEELHQHKLNFFTYISHEFKTPLTLIIAAIDKFLENSQKSSLENQDFKLIKRNAGRLHFLIEQLMEFRKAESDHTCLKPRQGDIILFLKDTFDAFIPLYNKKNIFFNFQADREKKEILFDADKVEKIITNLVSNAVKNTPEFGEINMTVGMISSKDGQEESIEIRLEDNGKGLSSEDKDKIFLPFYQAKDNKLGSSGSGIGLALVSSLTKYLGGSIEAESMEDEGTRFTILLPINIKAKDRENYQKVVGNKSLLIDEDLYEIDEHESGESVLEEEDQVVFDLMIVEDNEEMRKFLVDYFSQYYKVTSAKDGVSALDKIRKNVPDVIISDVVMPHMGGVELCKVIKSNIDTSHVPFILLTAKSTFENKMEGLGIGADAYLPKPFNLQELRLIVKNILESRNSLKQHFLKFGSIDNYEKPVNNKDHEFLKKLIEIVNQNLEDPSFNITGFSKEAGVSRTLLHMKLKKLVNLSATEFVKAIRLKKSTVLLLEGRNVSEVAYAVGFSDPNYFSRTFKDKYGVPPSGYKEGHKPIDNNMNDFHAFVQH; from the coding sequence ATGAAAAGAATTTTACTCAGCCTGTGTATGCTTGTTGGACTGTCGGTGGAATTGATTGGAGGAGTGAAACCTGTGTTCCATAAACTGACCACACAAGATGGGCTTTCGCACAGCACTGTCTACAGTATGGTCCAAGACCATAAAGGTTATATTTGGATAGGTACCAGGGAAGGGCTGAACAGGTATAATAGCTATGATCTAAAAACTTATTATAGCGAGGAAAAAGGAGGCAAAGGCTTAAGCGCTGATGAGGTTCTTTGCGTGGAAGCCGTGAATGATGAGCGACTTTTTATAGGCACCTCTGTTGGTTTAGACCGGTATGATTACAATACAGACAGGATAGAAAATATCCATTACGGAGGAAAGCCTTTGGGCTATATCAAATACCTTTTTGAATCCAGTGATGGGCTTTTGTATGTCTGCTCTACGGATGGGCTTTTTCTTGTAAATCAAAAGAATGAGGTAAGCAAACTGAGACAAGAAGTCATCTTGGCCATTGCAGAGTACAAAAAGGACGTGTTTTGGTTGATGACCGTAGAGGGGGTATATCTGGTAAACAAGCAAGGGGAAACGATTAAGGAATATTCTGATTTCAGGCCGAATAGATTGACCAGAAATAATTTTTATTCCATGTATAAAGATAGCGAAGGTACGATGTGGCTGGGCGCAAGGGAAGGGGTTTTCCGTTATTCTCCCAAAAGGGATACTTTTCAAAAAATCAGCACCTCAGCTGCCGGTCAGGATATTTCCTTGGTCAGGGCCATCAGCGAAGATGATCAAAACAGATTATGGTTAGGTACTGAAAATGGACTTTATATTTATGACAAAAAGCAGGGTGACTTTGAGCATTATTCCCAATCATTTGATCAGTCTCCCTATGCCTTAAGTGATCAATCGGTGTATTGTATCTATAAAAGTAGGGAAAGTATCATGTGGATGGGAACCTATTTTGGGGGTGTTAATTTTGTGAAATTAAACGATACTGGTTTTGTCAAACTAAATGCTGATGGAGGGAAGTTTGCTTTGGGAGGCAAAGCGGTCAGTCAAATCATGGAAGACCAGAAGGGGAATTTGTGGATTGGCTCAGAAGATGTAGGGGTGACTGTTTGGGACAGTAAGCGAGAAAAGTTCAGTTATTTAAAGCATGAGAAAAATAATGCCAGTATCAGTGGTAATAATGTCCACTCTATAGTAGAAGATGATGCAGGGGATATCTGGATGGGAACTTTTCTTGAAGGAATTAACCGATATGATCCATCAAGTGGGAGTTTTAAGGTTTACAAACATAAGCCACGCCAGCCCGGTTCGATATCCCATAATAATGTGTTCTCCTTAATGAAGGATTCAAAAGGCAAGATATGGGCCGGAACCTGGGGAGGTGTCAATATTTATGATAAAGAAAGCGATAGTTTCCATTTGTTTAAACCCCATCAAATAGGTCATAAATTCATCTATGATATGATCGAAGATGACCAAGGGATATTTTGGATTTGTACTCGCAATCATGGGATTTATAGATATGATTCCAATTGGGATAGTCTGACTTGGTTTAATAAGGATTTACCCAATAATCATGGATTGACGGCCAATAAAGTGATCAGTGCATTTCAGGACTCCAAAGAAAGAATTTGGTTTGGGACTTTAAATGGGGGACTCTTAAGATGGGATGATGCAGCACAAAAGTTTATCACCTATACAAAGGATGATGGCCTGCCCAATAATAATGTTTATGGGATTTTGGAAGATAGGAGTGGAGCCCTTTGGATGAGTACAAATAAGGGACTTACGGTATTAAGGCCTGAAACTGGTGAGTTTGTCACTTACGATAAATCAAAGGGCTTGCAGGATGCGCAATTTAACTTTAAGTCCAGTTATCAGGACAAAGAAGGCAGGATGTATTTTGGTACGGTAAATGGCCTCTATCATTTTCATCCAGATAGTATTAGGGCTGTGAATATTCCTCCCAGCGTGCATTTTACAGATATGAAGCTGTTCAATAAACCTTTGCAGGTAGGAGGAAGTGAGGGGATACTGGAAGCGCAGATCGATGAGACGGAAAATTTAGAACTCAATTATAGCCAAAATGTGATCACATTTGATTTTGTGGCAACCAATTATTTTTCACCAGGGAAGAATGCCTATTCCTACTACTTAGAGGGCTTTGAAAAGACTTGGAATAAGCCTGCCGAGAAAAATTCAGCGACCTATACCAATCTTTCGCCAGGGGACTATGTCTTTCATGTAAAGGCAGCCAATCCTAATGGAATATGGTCTCAGGAAAGGGCAATTCAATTGAATGTCAAACCGCCGTTTTGGTGGACCAATTGGGCTAAGTTATGCTATTTATTTATGGTGATCCTAGTGGTATATGCCTATAAAATATACATCAATAGGAGAAGTAAAGAAAGGATGGTTTACCAGTTGGAGAAGGTTGAAAAGGATAAGATGGAGGAATTGCACCAACATAAGCTCAATTTCTTTACCTATATCTCCCATGAATTCAAAACACCCTTGACTTTGATCATTGCGGCTATCGATAAGTTTTTGGAAAACAGTCAGAAAAGTAGTCTGGAGAACCAGGACTTTAAGTTGATCAAAAGGAATGCTGGAAGGTTACATTTTTTGATTGAGCAATTGATGGAATTCAGGAAGGCTGAATCTGACCATACCTGTTTGAAGCCTAGGCAAGGAGATATTATTTTGTTTCTAAAGGACACTTTTGATGCATTTATTCCTTTGTACAATAAGAAAAACATTTTCTTTAATTTTCAGGCAGACAGGGAGAAAAAAGAAATCCTGTTTGATGCGGATAAGGTAGAGAAGATCATCACTAACCTGGTCTCCAATGCCGTAAAAAACACCCCGGAATTTGGTGAGATCAATATGACGGTAGGTATGATTTCATCAAAAGATGGACAAGAGGAATCCATAGAAATACGGTTGGAAGATAATGGAAAAGGCTTGTCCTCAGAGGATAAGGATAAGATATTTCTGCCATTCTATCAGGCCAAGGATAATAAGCTGGGAAGTTCAGGTTCAGGAATTGGGTTGGCATTGGTCAGCAGCCTTACCAAGTATTTGGGAGGAAGCATTGAGGCCGAAAGCATGGAAGATGAAGGTACGCGTTTTACCATTTTATTACCCATTAATATCAAGGCCAAGGATCGGGAAAATTATCAGAAGGTGGTAGGAAATAAGTCCTTGCTGATCGATGAGGATCTCTATGAAATCGATGAGCATGAAAGCGGGGAATCGGTACTGGAAGAGGAGGATCAAGTGGTGTTTGATTTGATGATCGTGGAAGACAATGAAGAGATGCGAAAGTTTCTTGTTGATTATTTTTCCCAATATTACAAGGTTACTTCTGCGAAAGATGGTGTGTCTGCGTTGGATAAAATTAGGAAAAATGTTCCTGACGTGATTATCTCAGATGTGGTGATGCCACACATGGGAGGAGTGGAACTGTGCAAGGTCATCAAGAGCAATATAGATACCAGTCATGTTCCATTTATTCTGCTTACGGCCAAATCGACCTTTGAGAACAAGATGGAAGGTCTGGGAATTGGTGCAGATGCTTACCTGCCCAAGCCTTTTAACCTGCAGGAATTAAGGTTGATCGTCAAGAATATACTGGAGTCCAGAAATAGTCTGAAGCAGCATTTCCTAAAGTTTGGAAGTATCGATAATTATGAGAAACCGGTAAATAACAAAGACCATGAGTTTTTGAAAAAGCTCATAGAGATTGTTAACCAAAATTTGGAAGACCCTTCTTTTAATATTACGGGCTTCAGCAAGGAAGCAGGGGTAAGCAGGACCTTGCTTCATATGAAGCTGAAAAAACTGGTGAACCTAAGTGCAACGGAATTTGTAAAGGCCATTCGTTTGAAGAAATCTACGGTGTTACTGTTGGAGGGAAGGAATGTGTCTGAAGTAGCATATGCGGTTGGTTTCAGTGATCCCAATTATTTCAGCAGGACTTTCAAGGATAAATATGGGGTACCTCCCTCTGGCTACAAGGAAGGGCATAAACCAATTGATAATAATATGAATGATTTTCATGCATTTGTGCAGCACTAA
- a CDS encoding sulfatase family protein, which translates to MMMKIIGCNMVRFFTKRTLMGLIGLIFCFFEGQVFGQAKERPNVIMIFIDDMGYGDLSAYGNCDIQTPNMDRIGAEGVTLNRFYVGSPICSPSRVTLMTGQYPSKFKITSFLANRARNEKRGMANYLDASVTTMAKVFKNAGYSTAHFGKWHMGGGRDVGEAPLPVAYGFDESLVSFEGLGDRLLDKGHGLAEESAKLGKGKVTWVEKHEKTPIYVDRTLEFIKEQRAKPFYIDLWPNDVHDPFHPKEEHVTIFSEYANNHYYQKYLAVIHQLDKEIGRLLDGLEEMDLLENTLIILSSDNGPTDWGYYYKENYDPPGDAGPFRGRKWSLYEGGIRVPFMARWPGHFQPGTVMESIVHATDILPTLIALLGLESSETEFDGEDRSQVLLGNVAERRKPLFWEYGGEFDISPGNPRYRSPQLAIMEGEYKLLMNKDRSQIELYHITSDIAETRNLADSQPQIVSRLGKLLLNWKSKLP; encoded by the coding sequence ATGATGATGAAAATTATAGGATGCAATATGGTGAGATTTTTTACCAAAAGGACATTGATGGGGCTTATCGGCCTTATCTTCTGTTTTTTTGAGGGGCAAGTTTTCGGTCAAGCTAAAGAGCGGCCGAATGTCATCATGATATTTATAGATGATATGGGCTATGGGGACTTGAGCGCCTATGGAAATTGCGATATCCAAACACCCAATATGGACAGAATTGGTGCAGAGGGTGTGACGCTCAACAGGTTTTATGTTGGCTCTCCTATCTGTTCTCCCTCTAGGGTCACCTTGATGACTGGACAGTATCCGTCCAAGTTTAAAATCACCTCTTTTTTGGCCAATAGGGCGAGAAATGAAAAAAGAGGGATGGCCAATTATTTAGATGCAAGTGTCACTACCATGGCCAAGGTGTTTAAAAATGCCGGTTATTCTACTGCGCATTTTGGGAAATGGCATATGGGAGGTGGTCGGGATGTAGGAGAAGCTCCCTTGCCAGTGGCATATGGTTTTGATGAATCTTTGGTGTCTTTTGAAGGTTTGGGTGATCGATTATTGGATAAAGGTCATGGATTGGCAGAAGAAAGTGCAAAATTGGGAAAGGGAAAGGTTACTTGGGTAGAAAAGCATGAAAAGACACCGATCTATGTGGACAGGACCCTTGAATTCATTAAGGAGCAGCGAGCTAAGCCCTTTTATATAGACCTTTGGCCCAATGATGTGCATGATCCTTTTCATCCTAAAGAAGAGCATGTGACCATATTTTCTGAGTATGCCAACAACCATTATTATCAAAAATACCTGGCAGTCATTCACCAGTTGGATAAAGAAATAGGGCGGCTTTTGGATGGTTTGGAGGAAATGGACCTTCTGGAAAATACCCTTATTATTCTTAGTAGTGATAATGGCCCGACTGATTGGGGATATTATTATAAGGAGAATTATGATCCCCCGGGAGATGCGGGACCTTTTCGAGGTAGAAAATGGAGCCTTTATGAGGGAGGCATCAGGGTGCCATTTATGGCGAGGTGGCCAGGGCATTTCCAGCCGGGTACTGTCATGGAGTCCATTGTTCATGCTACGGACATTTTGCCTACGCTGATTGCTTTGCTGGGACTTGAATCAAGCGAAACGGAATTTGACGGGGAGGATCGTAGCCAAGTATTATTGGGCAATGTAGCAGAAAGACGTAAGCCCTTATTTTGGGAATATGGAGGGGAATTTGATATATCACCAGGAAATCCCAGGTACAGGAGCCCCCAGTTGGCAATAATGGAAGGAGAATACAAATTATTGATGAATAAGGATCGTAGCCAAATAGAATTGTACCATATTACTTCGGATATTGCAGAGACAAGGAATCTTGCCGATAGTCAGCCGCAAATAGTCTCCCGATTAGGAAAACTGCTGCTGAACTGGAAAAGCAAGTTACCCTGA
- a CDS encoding sulfatase family protein, producing the protein MIKNISALKRERGLFKALVISFLFLIVISSGLFAQGKQDKNKQWNIVLFIADDLSVNDIGPYGNKVVRTPYLDEFDQKSMRFSQAFAGSPTCGPSRSSILTGLLPFRHGGHSNHSGVRPGTYSIIQHLKPLGYKVAIAGKLHVGPAEVFPFEKIAHTNVPEPGFENRPGLHHDLNLGPVDKWLSGQKKSNEPFMLVVADHSPHVIWPEDASYEPDEMDVPSKHIDTKDTRFSRARYYTDITKMDKNFGHLLQSIKENGLEENTIIIFTSDQGPQWPFAKWTLYDEGIQVPLMVHWPGKTNQSMHTNALVSHVDLFPTFMDILGGDVPKDLDGSSFMPVLAGEKFSHREYVYASHTGDGKMNRSPSRMIRTDRYKYILNLAPEILYTTHMDKSKNHDGGKQYWNSWVDASYKDEHAANVLWRYHNHPREELYDIQRDPQETVNLAEDPAYQALMDSFRKNMETWRKGQGDFETGPEALDNKQPGGKPVAPYVF; encoded by the coding sequence ATGATTAAAAATATTAGCGCATTGAAAAGAGAAAGAGGCTTATTTAAAGCTTTGGTTATCAGTTTTTTGTTTTTGATAGTGATTTCTTCAGGACTTTTTGCCCAAGGGAAACAGGATAAGAACAAGCAGTGGAATATAGTGCTGTTTATAGCAGATGATCTAAGTGTAAATGATATTGGCCCTTATGGAAATAAAGTGGTGAGAACTCCCTATCTGGATGAGTTTGATCAAAAATCGATGAGGTTTTCCCAGGCTTTTGCAGGATCTCCTACCTGTGGTCCATCCAGGAGCAGCATTTTGACGGGCCTTCTGCCTTTTAGACATGGGGGGCATAGTAATCATTCCGGTGTGAGGCCAGGTACATATTCTATCATCCAGCACTTGAAGCCTTTGGGCTATAAGGTTGCCATAGCGGGGAAATTGCATGTGGGACCGGCGGAAGTTTTTCCGTTTGAGAAGATTGCCCATACAAATGTCCCAGAACCTGGATTTGAAAATAGACCTGGACTCCACCATGACCTGAACTTAGGGCCAGTTGATAAGTGGCTTTCAGGACAAAAGAAAAGTAATGAGCCATTTATGTTAGTAGTAGCCGACCATAGTCCTCATGTAATCTGGCCAGAAGATGCAAGCTATGAACCAGACGAAATGGACGTGCCTTCCAAACATATCGATACCAAGGATACACGGTTTTCCAGGGCGCGCTATTATACAGATATTACAAAAATGGATAAGAACTTTGGGCATCTTCTTCAGTCCATCAAGGAAAATGGCTTGGAAGAGAATACCATTATCATTTTTACCTCAGATCAAGGTCCCCAATGGCCTTTTGCAAAATGGACATTATATGACGAGGGCATTCAGGTACCTTTGATGGTGCACTGGCCTGGGAAAACCAACCAATCTATGCACACCAATGCTTTGGTATCACATGTGGATCTCTTTCCGACATTTATGGACATTCTGGGAGGAGATGTTCCCAAAGATTTAGATGGAAGTAGTTTTATGCCAGTGTTGGCTGGTGAAAAGTTTTCCCACCGGGAATATGTCTATGCTTCCCATACCGGGGATGGAAAAATGAACCGCTCTCCATCCAGGATGATCAGGACGGACAGGTATAAATATATCCTCAATTTGGCACCAGAAATTCTATATACCACACATATGGACAAATCCAAGAACCATGATGGTGGGAAGCAATATTGGAACTCATGGGTTGATGCTTCCTATAAGGATGAACATGCCGCCAATGTCTTATGGAGGTACCATAATCATCCACGCGAAGAACTTTATGATATACAAAGGGATCCTCAAGAAACGGTCAACTTAGCAGAAGATCCCGCATACCAAGCTTTGATGGACTCATTTAGGAAAAATATGGAGACGTGGAGAAAGGGCCAGGGGGACTTTGAAACCGGCCCTGAAGCGCTTGACAATAAGCAGCCAGGTGGCAAACCAGTGGCACCCTATGTTTTTTAG
- a CDS encoding arylsulfatase, translating into MKNINKTLIAKLFVGMSILSSCNPKETVKQPNVMIILADDMGFSDIGSYGGEVKTPNLDKLAKGGIRYTQFYNNARCCPTRASLMTGLYPHQAGMGWMTAADLGTPQYQGELNQQCVTIAEVLHQTGYKTYMSGKWHLSRVRNIQGEVKDNWPIQRGFDEFFGIVDGASNYFIPNVYSDNEKYPIKEEGFYFTHAVSDSTVNFIDQHFKENKEDPFFMYLAYTAPHWPLHALEKDIEKYKTIYMAGWDSLRAERLVRQKTLGIFDGEVELSSRNEKVPAWNSLSQEEKEAFAMRMAIYAAQIDAMDQGIGRVIKKLEDEGQLDNTIIFFLSDNGACAEFISNGKSKELNGQADTWESYRINWANMSSTPYKEFKHWIHEGGIATPMIVHWPNGIDKDLEDSFVREPGHLTDLMATIVDITGAQYPEAFKGNKIIPMQGQSIADQFEGNPIQRKAIFWEHEANIGVREGKWKLVAKTAENADFDPSTLELYNMEEDPAELNDLSKDYAEKKMALYEKWKDWAAEVQVYPLDTRDYGKRSRDYQKQINGQFQSGFGGWQRSNNKGIRYELIKEESNNKASITFSKEVKEATEILAWPFWADKGEVFNVAMVLEGEKGKEFNLMVETVGKKPVVVAQSKVKLTDSQLKYQVNEVIIPKNDRYQLSLYSVSADQGDHIIVHQASLQSKD; encoded by the coding sequence ATGAAAAATATCAATAAGACCCTTATTGCCAAATTGTTTGTTGGCATGAGCATTCTTTCTTCCTGCAATCCCAAGGAAACAGTCAAGCAACCCAATGTCATGATCATTTTAGCAGATGATATGGGATTCTCGGATATTGGCAGTTATGGAGGGGAAGTAAAGACGCCCAACTTGGATAAATTGGCCAAAGGTGGCATCAGGTACACACAGTTTTATAACAATGCCCGATGTTGTCCTACGAGGGCATCGCTGATGACAGGGCTTTATCCTCACCAAGCAGGAATGGGATGGATGACCGCTGCAGATCTTGGCACCCCGCAATATCAAGGAGAGCTGAACCAGCAGTGTGTGACCATAGCCGAAGTGCTTCATCAAACCGGTTATAAGACTTATATGTCAGGAAAGTGGCATTTGAGTAGGGTAAGAAATATTCAAGGAGAGGTCAAGGATAATTGGCCCATTCAGCGTGGATTTGATGAGTTTTTTGGTATTGTGGATGGGGCATCCAATTATTTTATCCCGAATGTATATAGTGATAATGAAAAATATCCGATCAAGGAGGAAGGTTTTTATTTTACCCATGCCGTAAGTGATTCTACTGTTAATTTCATAGACCAGCATTTTAAAGAAAACAAGGAGGATCCATTTTTTATGTACCTGGCCTACACTGCACCGCATTGGCCATTACATGCCCTCGAGAAGGATATAGAAAAATATAAGACCATTTATATGGCCGGTTGGGATAGCTTGCGGGCAGAACGATTGGTGAGACAAAAGACACTTGGCATTTTTGATGGGGAGGTGGAATTGAGCAGTAGAAATGAAAAGGTGCCTGCTTGGAACAGTTTGTCCCAAGAAGAAAAAGAAGCCTTTGCCATGAGAATGGCTATATATGCTGCCCAGATTGATGCCATGGATCAGGGGATAGGCAGGGTTATCAAAAAATTGGAAGATGAGGGCCAGCTTGACAATACAATAATATTTTTCTTATCAGATAATGGGGCCTGTGCTGAATTTATCAGTAATGGCAAAAGCAAGGAATTAAATGGTCAAGCAGATACTTGGGAAAGTTATAGAATTAACTGGGCCAATATGAGCAGTACACCCTATAAGGAGTTTAAACATTGGATCCATGAGGGGGGAATAGCGACGCCTATGATTGTTCATTGGCCCAATGGCATCGATAAAGACTTGGAGGATTCTTTTGTAAGAGAACCAGGACATTTGACGGATCTCATGGCTACCATCGTGGATATTACGGGAGCCCAATATCCCGAAGCATTCAAAGGCAATAAAATCATTCCTATGCAGGGGCAGAGTATTGCGGATCAGTTTGAAGGAAATCCCATACAGCGAAAAGCCATTTTTTGGGAGCATGAAGCGAATATAGGGGTTCGGGAAGGCAAGTGGAAACTGGTAGCCAAGACAGCAGAAAATGCTGATTTTGATCCCAGTACCCTAGAACTTTATAATATGGAAGAAGATCCTGCTGAGTTAAATGATCTCTCTAAGGATTATGCTGAAAAGAAAATGGCCCTTTACGAAAAATGGAAAGATTGGGCTGCAGAAGTACAGGTTTATCCCCTGGATACCCGTGATTATGGTAAACGATCCAGAGATTATCAAAAGCAAATTAACGGACAATTCCAATCAGGATTTGGCGGCTGGCAGCGCTCAAATAATAAAGGTATCCGCTATGAACTGATTAAAGAAGAGAGCAACAATAAAGCTTCTATCACATTTTCAAAAGAAGTCAAAGAGGCTACAGAAATATTGGCTTGGCCGTTTTGGGCAGATAAGGGTGAAGTATTCAACGTAGCAATGGTTTTGGAAGGAGAAAAAGGAAAAGAGTTTAACCTTATGGTGGAGACAGTGGGCAAAAAACCAGTGGTAGTTGCCCAAAGTAAGGTGAAATTGACTGATAGCCAATTGAAATATCAAGTCAATGAGGTGATTATCCCAAAAAATGACAGGTATCAATTGTCTCTTTATAGTGTCAGTGCTGATCAAGGAGATCATATTATTGTACACCAGGCAAGCCTTCAGTCAAAGGATTAA